In Pseudoalteromonas marina, a genomic segment contains:
- a CDS encoding acetate kinase — protein sequence MPTPAPKSQHVLVLNCGSSSLKFAIIDANTGHEIISGLAERLGAATPSVKYKYKGDKTLIDLAPEQAHAEAINTLVTLIKDHKLDEQLIAVGHRVVHGGEHFTKSVLINDKVIESITQAATLAPLHGHANLLGISSAQDSFKGLPQIAVFDTAFHQTMDKVAYLYALPYNLYTEFGVRRYGFHGTSHFYVAGQTAKLLNQPIEKSNFISAHLGNGCSVCAIKNGKSVDTSMGLTPLEGLVMGTRSGDIDPGLFNFLTTQLDYSAQQIDDLLNQKSGLLGISELSNDCRTIEEAALAGNQQAALALEMFCYRLSKQIASYMVPLQRLDALIFTGGIGENSDIIRKKVITQLGFLGMECDTQANLDARFGQQGVISTEQSRIKTVVMPTNEEWVIALDSANIVKEL from the coding sequence ATGCCAACACCCGCTCCTAAGTCACAACATGTTTTAGTATTAAACTGTGGTAGCTCAAGTTTAAAGTTTGCCATTATTGATGCAAACACCGGCCATGAAATTATATCGGGCTTAGCAGAGCGACTAGGTGCAGCAACTCCGTCGGTAAAGTATAAATACAAAGGTGATAAAACACTTATTGATTTAGCACCAGAGCAAGCTCACGCTGAGGCTATTAATACGCTAGTAACGTTAATAAAAGATCACAAACTAGATGAACAGCTAATTGCTGTTGGTCATCGTGTTGTTCACGGTGGCGAGCACTTTACCAAATCAGTATTAATTAATGATAAAGTTATTGAAAGCATAACCCAGGCTGCAACACTTGCACCGCTTCATGGTCATGCCAACTTGCTGGGTATATCTTCCGCGCAAGACTCGTTTAAAGGCTTACCTCAAATTGCCGTATTCGATACGGCTTTTCACCAAACTATGGATAAGGTCGCATACCTTTATGCGCTGCCTTACAATTTATATACCGAGTTTGGTGTTAGACGTTATGGCTTTCATGGTACGAGCCATTTTTATGTTGCCGGGCAAACAGCAAAACTACTTAACCAACCTATTGAAAAAAGTAATTTTATTAGTGCTCATTTGGGGAATGGCTGCTCTGTATGTGCGATTAAAAATGGTAAGAGTGTCGATACAAGTATGGGCCTTACGCCACTTGAAGGGTTAGTAATGGGTACTCGCAGTGGCGATATTGATCCAGGTTTATTTAACTTTTTAACGACACAACTTGATTATAGTGCGCAACAAATAGATGACTTACTCAATCAAAAAAGTGGCTTGTTAGGCATTAGTGAACTTTCTAACGATTGCCGTACCATTGAAGAAGCTGCTTTGGCGGGAAATCAACAAGCAGCATTAGCACTCGAAATGTTTTGCTATCGTTTATCTAAGCAAATTGCGTCGTACATGGTGCCTTTGCAGCGTCTTGATGCGCTTATTTTCACCGGCGGTATTGGAGAAAACTCAGATATCATCCGTAAAAAAGTGATCACTCAACTTGGATTTTTAGGTATGGAATGTGACACGCAAGCAAATTTAGATGCTCGTTTTGGTCAACAAGGTGTAATTAGCACTGAGCAATCTCGTATCAAAACTGTCGTCATGCCAACGAATGAAGAATGGGTTATCGCCCTCGACTCTGCAAATATTGTTAAGGAGCTATAA
- the pta gene encoding phosphate acetyltransferase, whose translation MAHRIMLIPISTGVGLTSVSVGLVRALEQKAVKVNFFKPIAQPRSGETGPEKSTQIIKQGSPIDPPTPFALDYAEQMIGDAKGDDLLEEIVERFESKINDDEVAIIEGMVPTRKQPYAGRVNREIAQTLGADIVFVLTPGNDNITQLEDRLEIAAGNYGGIDHPRVLGCIFNKVNAPLDEEGRARADLVDSYKPDEVDNELNRLASLPIFRKNPFMLLGAIPWDFDLVAPRVKDLSAYLKATIINEGDMLHRRLRRITFCARTVSNILNHFTPGALLVTPGDRSDILVAACLSAMNGTKIGAILLTGGFMPEQRIMALCEQAMQTGLPILATEADTWRTSLLLHNFNMEVPSDDDQRIEKVKSHNAEYIDSDWLNSLAKNVGKTRKLSPPAFRYLLTDKARKAGKTVVLPEGNEPRTIKAAAICGQRGIAKTILLGDREEIMRIAEQQGIELNENVSIVEPSSIINDYVEPMVEIRKSKGLTAVVAQEQLLDNVVLGTMMLEQGKVDGLVSGAVNTTANTIRPPLQLIKTAPGSSLVSSVFFMLLPDQVLVYGDCAINPDPNAEQLADIAIQSADSAAAFGIEPRVAMISYSTGTSGTGADVEKVREATKIAQQKRPDLIIDGPLQYDAAIMENVALKKAPNSPVAGKATVFIFPDLNTGNTTYKAVQRSADLISIGPMLQGMRKPVNDLSRGALVDDIVYTIALTAIQAAQVEALN comes from the coding sequence ATGGCACACCGTATTATGTTGATACCGATTTCTACGGGAGTTGGTTTAACATCTGTTTCCGTCGGGCTTGTGCGTGCGCTTGAGCAAAAGGCGGTAAAAGTTAATTTCTTTAAACCTATTGCTCAACCGCGCTCTGGCGAAACCGGTCCAGAAAAATCGACACAAATAATAAAGCAAGGCTCCCCTATTGACCCACCAACACCGTTTGCATTGGATTACGCAGAGCAAATGATTGGTGATGCAAAGGGCGACGACTTATTAGAAGAAATTGTTGAGCGCTTTGAAAGTAAAATTAACGACGATGAAGTTGCCATTATTGAAGGCATGGTTCCGACTCGTAAACAACCTTATGCAGGGCGCGTTAACCGTGAAATAGCGCAAACACTCGGTGCCGATATTGTATTTGTATTAACGCCTGGTAACGATAATATTACCCAGCTTGAAGATCGTCTTGAGATTGCAGCTGGTAATTACGGTGGTATTGACCACCCGCGTGTATTAGGCTGTATTTTTAATAAAGTTAATGCCCCTCTTGATGAAGAAGGCAGAGCACGCGCCGATTTAGTCGACTCTTACAAACCTGATGAAGTAGATAATGAACTAAACCGCTTAGCATCACTGCCAATTTTTAGAAAAAATCCATTTATGTTGCTTGGTGCAATACCATGGGACTTTGATTTAGTCGCACCACGAGTGAAAGACCTAAGTGCGTATTTAAAAGCCACAATTATTAACGAAGGTGACATGCTGCATCGACGCCTGCGTCGTATCACATTTTGTGCACGTACAGTGTCTAATATTTTAAACCACTTTACACCAGGTGCATTATTAGTTACTCCTGGTGATCGTTCTGATATTTTAGTAGCTGCGTGTTTATCAGCAATGAATGGTACTAAAATTGGGGCAATACTACTCACCGGTGGTTTTATGCCAGAACAACGTATTATGGCGCTGTGCGAACAAGCAATGCAAACGGGCCTCCCAATTTTAGCAACAGAGGCCGATACATGGCGAACATCGTTGTTACTTCATAACTTTAATATGGAAGTGCCAAGCGATGATGACCAACGTATAGAAAAAGTGAAAAGCCACAATGCTGAATATATTGACTCAGATTGGCTAAACTCACTGGCAAAAAATGTGGGGAAAACACGTAAACTCTCGCCACCAGCTTTCAGATACTTACTTACAGATAAAGCTCGTAAAGCAGGCAAAACGGTTGTTTTACCTGAAGGCAACGAACCTAGAACTATTAAAGCGGCTGCTATTTGTGGGCAACGCGGTATAGCAAAAACCATTTTATTAGGTGATCGCGAAGAAATAATGCGTATTGCTGAGCAACAAGGTATAGAGCTCAACGAAAATGTAAGTATTGTAGAACCAAGCAGCATCATTAATGATTATGTCGAGCCTATGGTCGAAATCCGAAAAAGCAAAGGTCTCACTGCTGTTGTAGCTCAAGAACAATTACTCGATAACGTAGTACTTGGTACTATGATGCTTGAACAAGGCAAAGTTGACGGACTTGTTTCAGGAGCAGTTAACACAACCGCTAATACAATTAGACCGCCATTACAGCTCATCAAAACGGCCCCGGGCTCATCGCTTGTATCGTCGGTATTTTTTATGTTGCTGCCTGATCAGGTACTCGTTTACGGAGACTGTGCAATTAACCCAGATCCAAATGCTGAGCAACTTGCTGACATTGCGATTCAGTCAGCTGACTCAGCTGCAGCTTTTGGTATAGAGCCGCGTGTTGCCATGATCAGCTACAGTACAGGTACATCTGGTACAGGAGCCGACGTTGAAAAAGTGCGAGAGGCAACCAAAATAGCTCAACAAAAACGTCCCGATTTGATTATTGATGGTCCCCTTCAGTACGATGCAGCAATTATGGAAAACGTCGCGCTTAAAAAAGCACCAAATAGCCCCGTAGCGGGTAAAGCAACGGTGTTTATTTTCCCTGATTTAAATACCGGTAATACAACCTATAAAGCCGTGCAAAGAAGCGCAGACCTCATCAGTATTGGTCCAATGCTTCAAGGTATGCGTAAACCAGTCAACGATTTAAGCCGTGGTGCATTAGTTGATGACATTGTATACACAATCGCACTTACCGCTATTCAAGCAGCGCAAGTCGAAGCACTTAATTAA